One part of the Lachnospiraceae bacterium JLR.KK002 genome encodes these proteins:
- a CDS encoding lytic transglycosylase domain-containing protein, translated as MRVNGVQSTDSTGNQTAAPVAAQNGDFSSYLQTTASLEQIFDEAARTYNVPKNLIKAIAKAESDFRPDATSKAGAQGIMQLMPATARELGVTDAYDPYQNIMGGTKYISQMLAKYDGNVSLALAAYNAGSNNVAKYGGIPPFKETQNYVVKVTQYMNEGVSAPNASYSINAGAAGGSGNVAAASVEEAEESYYQSILEQLFSYEDYLKFIDLYTKIQEAQQEKAEEEEQKQQQEQNDSWRAYQDLSYNPVAMNLLGGGF; from the coding sequence ATGAGAGTAAACGGAGTACAGAGTACAGACAGTACCGGAAACCAGACAGCGGCCCCTGTGGCGGCACAGAATGGAGATTTTTCTTCCTATCTGCAGACCACAGCTTCACTGGAGCAGATATTTGACGAGGCGGCCAGAACCTACAATGTGCCCAAAAATCTGATTAAGGCCATTGCAAAGGCAGAGTCGGATTTCAGGCCTGACGCTACTTCCAAAGCCGGCGCACAGGGAATTATGCAGTTAATGCCGGCCACAGCGCGGGAACTGGGCGTGACAGACGCCTATGACCCTTATCAGAACATTATGGGAGGAACCAAATATATCAGCCAGATGCTTGCAAAATATGACGGAAATGTGAGCCTGGCCCTTGCTGCCTATAATGCAGGAAGCAATAATGTGGCAAAATACGGTGGGATTCCGCCTTTCAAAGAAACGCAGAATTATGTGGTAAAAGTAACCCAGTACATGAATGAGGGCGTTTCAGCCCCCAATGCTTCCTATAGCATAAATGCCGGTGCGGCAGGCGGCAGCGGCAATGTGGCGGCGGCTTCTGTGGAAGAAGCGGAGGAAAGCTATTATCAGAGCATTCTGGAACAGCTTTTTTCCTATGAGGATTATCTGAAATTTATTGATTTATATACAAAGATACAGGAAGCACAGCAGGAAAAGGCAGAAGAGGAAGAACAGAAACAGCAGCAGGAACAGAACGATTCCTGGCGTGCATATCAGGACCTTTCCTATAATCCGGTAGCCATGAACCTGCTGGGAGGCGGCTTCTGA
- a CDS encoding dUTP diphosphatase, with amino-acid sequence MEKIRIKYFDSELEKLTYIGGKSDWIDLRASETTELKAGEFKLIPLGVAMELPAGYEAHVVPRSSTFKNYGILQVNSCGIIDGSYCGNEDMWRLPAYATRDTVIHKNDRICQFRIVENQPAIVFEETEVLENKNRGGFGTTGVK; translated from the coding sequence ATGGAGAAAATCAGAATAAAGTATTTTGATTCCGAGCTGGAAAAACTGACTTATATCGGCGGAAAATCGGACTGGATTGATTTGCGTGCCAGCGAGACCACAGAGTTGAAAGCAGGAGAATTTAAACTGATTCCCCTTGGTGTTGCCATGGAGCTTCCGGCGGGATATGAAGCCCATGTGGTGCCCAGAAGCTCCACGTTTAAGAATTACGGAATTCTGCAGGTCAACAGCTGCGGTATCATAGATGGCAGCTACTGCGGAAATGAAGATATGTGGCGACTGCCGGCCTATGCCACCAGAGATACGGTAATCCATAAAAATGACCGTATCTGCCAGTTCCGGATTGTGGAAAACCAGCCTGCCATTGTGTTTGAGGAGACGGAAGTTCTGGAAAATAAAAACAGAGGCGGTTTTGGAACTACAGGGGTAAAATAG
- the ugpC gene encoding sn-glycerol-3-phosphate ABC transporter ATP-binding protein UgpC, whose protein sequence is MASLSLKNICKKYPNGFEAVKDFNLEIEDKEFIIFVGPSGCGKSTTLRMVAGLEEISSGELSIDGRVVNDVEPKDRDIAMVFQNYALYPHMTVFDNMAFGLKLRKVPKDEIKKKVEEAARILDLEKLLDRKPKALSGGQRQRVAMGRAIVREPKVFLMDEPLSNLDAKLRVQMRAEIASLHQRLGATIIYVTHDQTEAMTLGTRIVVLKDGIIMQVDSPQKLYNEPDNLFVAGFIGSPQMNFLDAVCKVEGDTVKLQVGDTAITLPPSKGRKLIDGHYNGKTVVIGIRPEDIDDSQIALETHKDSIFNTKVTGYELLGSEVLLYYTINGTSMTAKVDSRTPARLGDSIQLAMDIEKIHIFDKETELTITH, encoded by the coding sequence ATGGCAAGTTTATCATTAAAAAATATCTGTAAGAAATATCCGAACGGATTTGAAGCAGTTAAAGATTTTAATCTTGAGATTGAAGACAAGGAATTCATCATTTTCGTAGGACCTTCAGGATGCGGAAAGTCCACAACACTTCGTATGGTGGCTGGTCTGGAAGAGATTTCTTCCGGTGAACTTTCCATCGACGGAAGAGTGGTAAACGACGTGGAGCCCAAGGACAGAGATATTGCAATGGTATTCCAGAACTACGCGCTGTATCCCCATATGACCGTATTTGACAATATGGCATTTGGTCTGAAGCTGAGAAAAGTTCCGAAGGATGAAATCAAGAAGAAAGTGGAAGAAGCTGCAAGAATCCTTGATCTGGAGAAACTGTTAGACCGTAAACCAAAGGCTTTGTCCGGTGGACAGAGACAGCGTGTTGCTATGGGACGTGCAATTGTCCGTGAACCAAAGGTATTTCTGATGGACGAACCGTTATCCAACCTGGACGCAAAACTTCGTGTGCAGATGCGTGCAGAGATTGCTTCCCTTCATCAGAGACTGGGCGCAACGATTATCTATGTAACCCATGACCAGACAGAGGCTATGACACTGGGAACCAGAATCGTTGTACTGAAAGACGGAATCATCATGCAGGTAGATTCTCCTCAGAAGTTATACAACGAGCCGGATAACCTGTTTGTAGCAGGATTTATCGGATCTCCTCAGATGAACTTCCTGGATGCTGTATGTAAGGTAGAGGGAGATACGGTTAAGTTACAGGTTGGCGATACAGCCATTACATTACCGCCTTCCAAGGGCAGGAAACTGATTGACGGTCATTATAATGGCAAGACAGTTGTAATCGGTATCCGTCCGGAAGATATTGACGATTCCCAGATTGCTCTGGAGACTCATAAAGACAGTATCTTTAACACAAAAGTTACCGGATACGAATTACTTGGCTCCGAAGTACTGTTATACTACACCATCAATGGAACCAGCATGACTGCAAAAGTGGATTCAAGAACACCGGCCCGTCTCGGCGATTCCATCCAGCTTGCAATGGATATTGAAAAGATTCATATTTTCGATAAAGAAACTGAATTGACAATTACCCACTAA
- a CDS encoding helix-turn-helix domain-containing protein, protein MLSNHKLQVTLEEIKEISRVDLALYSDKGKLLASTYQPEEEMEDAIRFFADSMAESQMLSGCHFFKIMIENELEYILLARAGSEEAYMIGRLAACQIRNMVSAFQEQFDRNSFMQNVVLGNMLVVDMYNKAKKLHIETAQRVVFIIEVSGKKDGIVMETVKNLFASTTRDFITEVDEKSVILVKDVRELPQEEELANLAEMIVDNLQMEALVKVRVGYGNRVELLQDIARSYQEARMALEVGSIFYAEDHTVSYSNLGIGRLIYQLPASLCEMFLKEVFGEKVPDIFDEETTVTINKFFENNLNISETARQLYVHRNTLVYRLERIEKVLDLDIRTFEDAMLFKIALMVISHMNYQRSLTEKKAEED, encoded by the coding sequence ATGCTGTCAAATCATAAATTACAGGTTACATTAGAAGAAATCAAAGAAATATCCAGAGTGGATCTGGCTCTTTACAGCGACAAGGGAAAGCTGCTGGCTTCCACGTATCAGCCGGAAGAGGAAATGGAAGATGCCATCCGGTTTTTTGCAGATTCCATGGCGGAAAGCCAGATGCTTTCCGGATGCCACTTTTTTAAGATTATGATAGAAAATGAACTGGAATATATTCTGCTGGCGCGGGCCGGCAGTGAGGAAGCCTACATGATTGGAAGGCTGGCGGCCTGCCAGATTCGGAATATGGTCAGTGCTTTTCAGGAGCAGTTTGACCGGAACAGCTTTATGCAGAATGTGGTGCTGGGCAATATGCTGGTGGTGGACATGTATAACAAAGCCAAGAAACTGCATATTGAGACAGCTCAGCGCGTGGTATTTATTATAGAAGTATCCGGCAAAAAAGACGGAATTGTGATGGAGACAGTGAAGAATCTTTTCGCTTCCACCACCAGGGATTTTATTACGGAGGTAGATGAGAAATCCGTGATTCTGGTGAAAGATGTACGGGAACTTCCCCAGGAAGAAGAGCTGGCAAATCTTGCGGAGATGATTGTGGATAATCTCCAGATGGAAGCCCTGGTAAAAGTGCGGGTAGGTTACGGCAACCGTGTGGAGTTGCTGCAGGACATTGCACGTTCTTATCAGGAGGCCAGGATGGCATTGGAGGTAGGAAGCATTTTTTACGCGGAAGACCACACGGTTTCCTACAGCAATCTGGGCATTGGAAGGCTGATTTACCAGCTTCCTGCCAGTTTATGTGAAATGTTCCTGAAAGAAGTGTTCGGGGAAAAAGTGCCGGATATTTTTGATGAGGAAACTACGGTAACAATTAACAAATTTTTTGAAAATAATCTGAATATTTCGGAGACAGCACGCCAGCTTTACGTGCATCGGAATACGCTGGTGTACCGTCTGGAGCGAATCGAAAAGGTGCTGGACCTGGATATCCGTACTTTCGAGGACGCCATGTTGTTTAAAATTGCCCTGATGGTTATTTCTCATATGAATTATCAGAGAAGTCTGACAGAAAAGAAAGCAGAAGAAGATTAA
- a CDS encoding Rrf2 family transcriptional regulator has translation MKISTKGRYALRLMLDLALEENQIVRLKDVAERQEISIKYLEQIISVLQKCGYVKSMRGPGGGYTIARKPEEYTVGMILRQIEGSLAPVSCLEQPENDCHRRGECVTLRVWQMLYDAINEVVDKVTLADLVEWERELRGTVDYVI, from the coding sequence ATGAAAATTTCTACAAAGGGGCGGTATGCCCTGCGTTTGATGCTGGATCTGGCACTGGAAGAAAATCAGATTGTCAGACTGAAAGATGTGGCAGAGCGACAGGAAATTTCCATAAAATATCTGGAGCAGATTATTTCTGTCCTTCAAAAATGCGGCTACGTGAAAAGCATGAGGGGACCGGGCGGAGGTTATACCATTGCCAGAAAGCCGGAAGAATATACGGTGGGGATGATTCTGCGTCAGATTGAAGGGAGCCTGGCCCCGGTAAGCTGTCTGGAGCAGCCGGAAAATGACTGTCACCGCCGGGGCGAATGTGTTACGCTGCGGGTCTGGCAGATGCTGTATGACGCCATAAATGAAGTGGTGGATAAAGTGACGCTGGCAGATTTGGTAGAATGGGAGCGGGAACTTCGGGGAACGGTGGATTATGTAATCTGA
- a CDS encoding MBL fold metallo-hydrolase — MKNRRKQMRGRILLLSVFASFWMAGCGNLLQESPAGQNSQWERGTGQDSLQAENSQKGAAGGSSDGTLEVHYIDVGQGDATLIRQGSHAMLIDGGNNDKGTALQSYLQYQGIEHLDYVIGTHPDADHVGGLDVVMYKFPWDTVILPDLEKDTRTYQDVLNVIAEQGKKITYPAAGTVYKLGEAEYTIIAPAKEDYGDNWNDYSVGILLQFGENRFIFTGDAEEQAEQDMMEEGLDLSADVLKAAHHGSDTANTMEFLEEVEPDAVVISCGEGNSYGHPRAGAMNNFRSIGAKVYRTDEQGTIVAVSDGKGITWNCSPSESWKAGEPGGGQEAEPEQAASTGQDTAGRNLSGEDDAETEYVLNTNTGKFHRLSCGSVVQMQEENREYTDCSRQELIEQGYEPCGRCKP; from the coding sequence TTGAAAAACAGAAGAAAACAGATGCGGGGCAGAATCCTGCTGCTGTCTGTATTTGCCAGCTTTTGGATGGCAGGCTGCGGAAATCTTTTACAGGAAAGCCCGGCCGGGCAGAACAGCCAGTGGGAACGTGGTACGGGGCAGGACAGCCTGCAGGCGGAAAACAGCCAAAAAGGCGCAGCCGGCGGCAGCAGTGACGGAACGCTGGAAGTTCACTATATAGACGTGGGCCAGGGGGATGCTACGCTGATTCGGCAGGGCAGTCATGCCATGCTGATTGACGGCGGAAATAATGATAAGGGCACTGCTCTGCAGTCTTACTTACAGTACCAGGGGATTGAACATCTGGATTATGTAATCGGAACCCATCCTGACGCCGACCATGTGGGCGGGCTGGATGTGGTTATGTATAAATTTCCCTGGGATACGGTTATCCTTCCGGATTTGGAGAAGGATACCAGGACGTATCAGGATGTACTGAACGTGATTGCAGAACAGGGAAAGAAGATTACTTATCCCGCCGCCGGTACTGTTTATAAGCTGGGCGAGGCAGAATATACCATTATAGCTCCGGCAAAAGAGGATTACGGGGATAACTGGAATGATTATTCTGTGGGGATTCTTCTGCAGTTTGGAGAAAATCGCTTTATCTTTACCGGGGATGCGGAAGAACAGGCAGAACAGGATATGATGGAAGAAGGGCTGGATTTGTCTGCGGATGTGTTAAAAGCAGCTCATCATGGCAGCGATACGGCCAACACCATGGAATTTCTGGAAGAAGTAGAGCCTGATGCTGTAGTAATAAGCTGCGGGGAAGGAAACAGCTACGGCCATCCCAGAGCCGGGGCCATGAATAATTTCCGCAGTATTGGAGCGAAAGTATACCGTACTGATGAACAGGGAACCATTGTGGCAGTTTCCGACGGAAAGGGAATCACCTGGAACTGCTCCCCCAGTGAGAGCTGGAAAGCCGGAGAGCCTGGAGGAGGGCAGGAGGCAGAACCTGAACAGGCCGCCAGTACAGGCCAGGACACTGCAGGCAGGAACCTCTCAGGGGAAGACGATGCGGAAACGGAGTATGTGCTCAATACCAATACCGGAAAATTTCATCGGCTTTCCTGCGGCAGTGTCGTACAAATGCAGGAGGAAAACAGGGAATACACCGATTGCAGCAGGCAGGAACTGATAGAACAGGGGTATGAACCCTGCGGCAGGTGTAAGCCCTGA
- a CDS encoding sulfatase-like hydrolase/transferase, whose translation MFYTAKNTLQKVAAKYKAFREKRNARPRKHILKPEQKKALIHILNRYSLVFHYLLACSICFFIEMISRHSFVDAFQFMFDRSLVFLYNSMIVFTSLHLVYFFRRRALMRTVICVAWLFLGTINGCILAKRVTPFTYTDVKLINDLFTMQSNYFSKGEALAVILLVAVVLAGIIVLWKKGPRYQGKQNRFASIGAIGIFAFFIPMVTQAAVSNNILADYFENIAEGYEDYGFVYSFSASVVDQGMTAPRDYSQETVDEALSAAEDKPSATEDLPNIICVLLESFTDPKEVNFLNFSENPVPNFDNLYNNYSSGYLTVPVVGAGTANTEFEILTGMGMQYFGLGEYPYKTILKSTSCESVASDLKNLGYGSHVVHNNGGNFYSRRNAFTQMGFDSFISKEMMNIQEYTPLGTWPTDDILIGEVEKALDSTEQQDFIYTITVQGHGAYPTEKIIENPEITVTGGETEARNNEWEYYVNQIHEVDKFIASLTDMLSRRDEKTLVVFFGDHLPTMGLTDEDMKSGSIFKTKYATWNNFGMKKVNQDLTSYQLLASAMNQVNIHEGTMFSFHQNNGFQITEDSSGDMELLQYDILYGKRYAYHGEDLYPASDMQMGVQNVTAERLEEREDGMHIFGSNFTPWSKVFINDTKVSTSFVSDTELVISMSSFEEGPNTIVVNQMGSSDTIFRSSNEISWLKPLTEQPENTEEIPVDDTVENTPSSIDKAVNGNRSDESSESESSESADETDGTEAEGSDTSDAENDRASRSASTL comes from the coding sequence ATGTTTTATACCGCAAAAAACACTTTACAGAAAGTTGCAGCAAAATACAAGGCTTTTCGGGAAAAAAGAAATGCACGTCCCCGGAAGCATATCCTGAAACCGGAACAGAAGAAAGCTCTGATACATATCCTGAACCGCTATTCTCTGGTATTTCATTATCTGCTGGCCTGCAGTATCTGCTTTTTCATAGAAATGATTTCCAGACATTCTTTTGTGGATGCTTTTCAGTTTATGTTCGACCGGAGCCTGGTATTTTTATATAATTCCATGATTGTATTTACCTCCCTGCATCTGGTATATTTCTTCCGCAGGCGGGCCCTGATGCGTACCGTCATCTGCGTGGCATGGCTGTTTCTCGGAACCATCAACGGATGCATCCTTGCCAAACGTGTCACACCCTTTACCTATACGGACGTAAAGCTGATTAACGACCTGTTTACCATGCAGAGCAATTATTTCAGTAAAGGCGAGGCCCTTGCCGTAATCCTTCTGGTTGCGGTCGTACTGGCGGGAATCATTGTATTATGGAAAAAAGGCCCCCGGTATCAGGGGAAACAGAACCGTTTTGCCAGTATCGGCGCCATTGGGATTTTCGCATTTTTCATTCCCATGGTAACGCAGGCCGCAGTGAGCAACAACATACTGGCCGATTATTTTGAAAATATTGCCGAGGGCTATGAGGACTATGGATTTGTATACAGCTTTTCCGCCAGCGTGGTGGACCAGGGCATGACCGCCCCCAGAGATTATTCTCAGGAAACGGTGGACGAAGCTCTCTCCGCTGCAGAAGACAAACCTTCCGCAACAGAAGACCTGCCCAACATTATCTGCGTGCTGCTGGAATCCTTTACGGACCCCAAAGAAGTAAACTTTCTGAATTTTTCCGAAAACCCGGTGCCTAATTTTGATAACCTGTACAACAACTACTCTTCCGGTTACCTGACCGTTCCGGTGGTAGGGGCCGGCACCGCCAACACGGAATTTGAAATTCTCACCGGTATGGGTATGCAGTATTTCGGACTGGGCGAGTATCCCTACAAGACCATCCTGAAATCCACCTCCTGTGAAAGTGTTGCCTCCGACCTGAAAAATCTGGGCTATGGCTCCCATGTGGTACATAACAACGGCGGTAACTTCTACAGCCGGAGAAATGCTTTTACCCAGATGGGATTTGACAGCTTCATCAGCAAGGAAATGATGAACATTCAGGAGTATACGCCTCTGGGCACATGGCCCACCGATGATATCCTTATCGGGGAAGTGGAAAAAGCACTGGATTCCACAGAACAGCAGGACTTTATTTATACTATTACCGTTCAGGGACACGGTGCATATCCCACAGAAAAAATCATTGAAAATCCGGAGATTACCGTGACCGGAGGGGAAACAGAAGCCAGAAACAACGAATGGGAATATTATGTAAATCAGATTCATGAAGTAGATAAATTTATTGCCAGCCTTACGGATATGCTTTCCAGACGGGATGAAAAAACACTGGTGGTATTTTTCGGAGACCACCTGCCCACCATGGGACTCACCGACGAGGATATGAAGAGCGGAAGCATTTTCAAAACCAAATACGCCACCTGGAACAATTTTGGTATGAAAAAAGTAAATCAGGATTTGACTTCTTATCAGTTACTTGCTTCTGCCATGAATCAGGTGAATATCCATGAAGGAACCATGTTCTCTTTCCATCAGAACAACGGATTTCAGATTACAGAGGACTCCTCCGGAGACATGGAACTTCTGCAGTATGATATTCTGTATGGGAAGCGCTACGCATACCATGGAGAGGACTTATACCCTGCTTCTGACATGCAGATGGGCGTGCAGAACGTAACTGCGGAACGTCTGGAAGAACGGGAAGACGGAATGCACATTTTCGGCAGCAACTTCACTCCCTGGAGCAAAGTATTTATCAATGACACCAAAGTCTCCACTTCCTTTGTCAGTGACACGGAGCTGGTGATTTCCATGAGCAGCTTTGAGGAGGGCCCCAACACCATTGTGGTCAACCAGATGGGTTCCTCTGATACCATATTCCGAAGCTCCAATGAAATATCCTGGCTGAAACCTCTGACTGAGCAGCCGGAAAACACAGAAGAAATTCCGGTGGACGACACTGTGGAAAATACTCCCAGCAGCATTGACAAAGCTGTCAACGGGAACCGTTCCGACGAATCTTCGGAATCGGAATCTTCGGAATCTGCCGATGAAACAGACGGTACGGAGGCAGAAGGCAGCGATACTTCAGATGCAGAAAATGACAGAGCGTCCAGGTCCGCTTCAACTCTTTGA
- a CDS encoding folylpolyglutamate synthase/dihydrofolate synthase family protein: MLNEKEAQEFLEETGRTGGIRPGLAVMRALMKELGDVQDKLHIIHVAGTNGKGSVCAMLSSVLQEAGYRVGMYTSPAVFHRREQYQVNGEWMTPAEFAEVISDVKEGCEQVRAKGGRLPTVFEIETAAAFLYFYRKCCQAVVLETGMGGAEDATNIIRKPLVSVLTSISMDHMKFLGNSPEEIARQKAGIIKEHGTAVVLRPRQEQVRQVLEEACRKRQAVLYYGEPERAAQVRREQGQLCFFCEETGEIRLSMTGRYQVENAVCVLETVKVLRKMGWDISGEVLVRGLEHARWEGRFSAVCRKPLFLLDGAHNEDAAKKLRETLKMGFTNGKIIYIIGVLADKEHEKMLKLLLPLAWKVFTVTPDHPRGLDGQILAQEARRYHDDVTCCRKVSEAVSAALALAEQEHAMILAFGSLSYLREIKENMCHDR, from the coding sequence ATGTTAAATGAAAAAGAAGCACAGGAATTTCTGGAAGAGACAGGACGGACAGGGGGGATTCGGCCCGGCCTTGCTGTCATGCGGGCATTGATGAAGGAACTGGGCGATGTGCAGGATAAGCTGCACATCATTCATGTGGCGGGAACCAACGGGAAAGGCTCTGTGTGCGCCATGCTTTCCTCCGTGCTGCAGGAAGCAGGATACCGGGTGGGCATGTATACGTCCCCGGCGGTATTTCACAGGCGGGAACAGTATCAGGTGAACGGGGAATGGATGACCCCGGCGGAGTTCGCAGAGGTGATAAGCGATGTGAAAGAAGGCTGCGAACAGGTCAGGGCAAAAGGCGGCCGGCTGCCCACGGTGTTTGAGATTGAAACAGCAGCGGCTTTTCTGTATTTTTACCGGAAATGCTGCCAGGCGGTGGTACTGGAGACAGGCATGGGGGGAGCGGAAGACGCCACCAATATAATAAGGAAACCTCTGGTGAGCGTTCTCACATCCATCAGCATGGACCATATGAAATTTCTGGGAAACAGTCCGGAGGAAATCGCCCGCCAGAAAGCGGGAATCATCAAAGAACACGGAACAGCAGTGGTTCTCAGGCCCCGGCAGGAGCAGGTCAGACAGGTGCTGGAAGAAGCGTGCAGAAAGCGTCAGGCAGTGCTTTATTATGGGGAACCGGAGCGGGCCGCTCAGGTGCGCAGGGAGCAGGGACAGCTTTGCTTTTTCTGTGAGGAAACGGGAGAAATCCGGCTGTCCATGACGGGGAGGTATCAGGTGGAAAATGCAGTCTGCGTACTGGAAACCGTGAAAGTATTAAGAAAAATGGGATGGGATATTTCCGGAGAAGTTCTGGTCAGAGGGCTGGAACATGCCCGCTGGGAAGGGCGGTTTTCTGCGGTGTGCCGGAAGCCTTTGTTCCTGCTGGACGGGGCCCATAATGAGGACGCGGCAAAAAAATTGCGGGAAACTTTGAAAATGGGTTTTACAAATGGAAAAATAATCTATATAATAGGAGTACTTGCAGATAAAGAGCATGAGAAAATGTTAAAGCTCCTGCTGCCTCTGGCCTGGAAAGTATTTACCGTTACGCCGGATCATCCCAGAGGCCTGGACGGACAGATTCTGGCGCAGGAGGCCCGCCGGTATCACGATGATGTGACCTGCTGCCGGAAGGTTTCGGAAGCGGTATCGGCTGCGCTGGCCCTGGCGGAGCAGGAACATGCCATGATACTTGCCTTTGGCTCTTTGTCGTATCTGAGAGAGATTAAGGAGAACATGTGCCATGATAGATAA
- the folE gene encoding GTP cyclohydrolase I FolE, translating to MIDKGKIEQAVTLLLEGMGEDVNREGLKETPGRIARMYEEIFAGIDQTPEPYLTRTFSVENSGMVLEKDIVFYSTCEHHLLPFYGKAHIAYLPDGKVVGLSKLARTVEVYARRPQLQEQMTAQIADALMEYLRPKGVMVMVEAEHMCMTMRGVKKPGTQTVTLVTRGAFAQEEKLQEEFWRMMGR from the coding sequence ATGATAGATAAAGGGAAAATAGAACAGGCTGTAACCCTTCTGCTGGAAGGAATGGGAGAGGATGTAAACCGGGAAGGCCTGAAAGAGACACCTGGCCGGATTGCCAGAATGTATGAGGAGATTTTTGCAGGGATTGACCAGACGCCGGAGCCATATCTCACCAGGACATTTTCGGTGGAAAACAGCGGCATGGTGCTGGAAAAAGATATTGTGTTTTATTCCACCTGCGAACACCATCTTCTTCCTTTTTACGGAAAGGCGCACATTGCCTATCTTCCCGACGGAAAAGTGGTGGGGTTAAGCAAACTGGCCAGAACCGTGGAGGTGTATGCAAGGAGGCCTCAGCTTCAGGAGCAGATGACAGCTCAGATTGCAGACGCTCTGATGGAATATCTGCGGCCGAAAGGCGTGATGGTAATGGTGGAGGCAGAGCACATGTGCATGACCATGCGGGGTGTGAAAAAGCCCGGCACTCAGACCGTAACACTGGTAACCAGAGGGGCTTTTGCGCAGGAGGAAAAGCTACAGGAAGAATTCTGGCGGATGATGGGGCGATGA
- the folP gene encoding dihydropteroate synthase — MKIGNRVFDTETRTYIMGILNVTPDSFSDGGRFNSFDRALAHVEQMAAEGADIIDVGGESTRPGHQQISAEEEVERTAPVIEKIKARFDIPVSTDTYKTEVARAALEAGADMINDVWGLKYDRELAELIGSSGAACCLMHNRKESLYRNLMEELKSDLQETLAIARAGGISDEKIILDPGVGFGKTYEHNLEVICKLKELKSLGFPILLGASRKSVIGLTLDLPVTERMEGTLVTTVQAVMSGCAFVRVHDIRENKRAIQMAEAVRDGWKQVQAER, encoded by the coding sequence ATAAAGATAGGCAACAGAGTTTTTGACACGGAAACCCGCACATATATCATGGGAATTCTGAATGTAACGCCGGATTCCTTTTCTGACGGGGGCCGGTTTAACAGTTTTGACCGGGCCCTTGCCCATGTGGAGCAGATGGCGGCAGAAGGGGCCGATATCATTGATGTGGGCGGCGAATCCACCAGGCCGGGACATCAGCAGATTTCAGCGGAGGAGGAAGTGGAGCGGACAGCTCCTGTCATTGAAAAAATAAAAGCGCGGTTTGACATTCCTGTTTCCACAGACACTTACAAAACGGAGGTGGCCAGAGCTGCTCTGGAGGCGGGGGCCGATATGATTAACGACGTCTGGGGCCTGAAATACGACAGAGAACTGGCAGAACTGATTGGAAGCTCCGGGGCTGCCTGCTGCCTGATGCACAACCGGAAGGAAAGCCTTTACCGGAATCTGATGGAAGAACTGAAATCTGATTTGCAGGAAACCCTGGCAATTGCCAGAGCAGGAGGAATTTCAGATGAGAAAATTATCCTGGATCCAGGGGTTGGGTTCGGGAAGACATATGAGCACAATCTGGAGGTAATCTGTAAGCTGAAGGAACTGAAAAGCCTGGGATTTCCCATACTGCTGGGAGCTTCCAGAAAATCTGTGATTGGCCTGACCCTGGACCTTCCTGTAACAGAGCGAATGGAGGGCACGCTGGTTACCACGGTGCAGGCAGTCATGAGCGGATGTGCGTTTGTGAGAGTCCACGATATCCGGGAGAATAAACGGGCCATTCAGATGGCGGAGGCAGTCCGGGATGGATGGAAGCAGGTACAGGCGGAAAGATAA